Proteins co-encoded in one Bradyrhizobium sp. 170 genomic window:
- the dgcA gene encoding N-acetyl-D-Glu racemase DgcA, with protein MTSSLSRKLAVSIERWPIAGAFTISRGAKTEAVTVVATVSHDGESGRGECVPYPRYGETPEATLEALNAMQEPLASGLDRTALQAAMPAGAARNALDCALLDLEAKISGQRVWTLLGRPAPRPCTTAYTISLGTPEAMASATAKAAHRPLLKIKLGGDDDDARISAVRKAAPESELIVDANEAWTPDNLEYNLAACANAGVTLVEQPLPAGRDGALARIKRPIAVCADESVHDRTSLEGLRARYDAVNIKLDKTGGLTEALAMADAAQALGFEIMIGCMVASSLAMAPAMLLAQQARFVDLDGPLLLARDRDGGLRYDGSLVYPPEAALWG; from the coding sequence ATGACTTCCAGCCTATCTCGAAAGCTTGCCGTCAGCATCGAACGCTGGCCGATCGCGGGCGCTTTCACCATCAGCCGGGGCGCCAAGACCGAGGCCGTCACGGTTGTCGCCACCGTCAGCCATGACGGCGAGAGCGGCCGCGGCGAGTGCGTACCCTACCCCCGTTATGGCGAGACCCCGGAAGCAACACTTGAAGCCCTTAACGCGATGCAGGAACCGCTTGCCAGCGGACTGGACCGAACAGCCCTGCAGGCGGCGATGCCCGCGGGCGCCGCCCGGAACGCGCTCGATTGCGCGCTGTTGGACCTCGAAGCCAAAATCAGCGGTCAGCGGGTCTGGACCCTGCTCGGCCGTCCCGCGCCACGCCCCTGCACCACCGCCTACACGATCTCGCTCGGCACGCCGGAAGCCATGGCGTCAGCCACCGCGAAGGCCGCGCACCGGCCGCTCTTGAAGATCAAGCTCGGCGGCGACGACGATGACGCGCGGATATCGGCGGTACGCAAGGCGGCCCCGGAATCCGAATTGATCGTGGATGCCAACGAGGCCTGGACGCCGGACAATCTCGAATACAATTTGGCCGCCTGCGCCAACGCCGGCGTGACGCTGGTCGAGCAGCCGCTGCCGGCCGGGCGGGATGGGGCGCTGGCGCGTATCAAGCGCCCGATCGCGGTCTGCGCCGACGAAAGCGTGCATGACCGCACCTCGCTCGAAGGCCTTCGCGCGCGCTACGACGCCGTCAATATCAAGCTCGACAAGACCGGCGGGCTGACGGAGGCGCTCGCCATGGCCGATGCCGCACAAGCGCTCGGCTTTGAAATCATGATCGGCTGCATGGTCGCGTCCTCGCTGGCGATGGCGCCGGCCATGCTGCTGGCGCAACAGGCCCGATTCGTCGATCTCGACGGTCCGCTGTTGCTGGCGCGCGATCGCGATGGCGGGCTGCGCTACGATGGCAGCCTGGTCTATCCGCCGGAAGCCGCCTTGTGGGGCTGA
- a CDS encoding diacylglycerol kinase family protein yields MKTRIIVNPMANKGGCGKRWLQIRAELEKHLGPIDDDDIAMTRAPNHATKLAREAVDAGCRRLISVGGDGTFSEMMNGVISDDRPIVPDLVLAQLPGGTSNELSRSFGQLSFGEASKAIAMGHTRDIDVFRADAKGYAGGQVTRYGFVLAIVGAAATISWRAQRVPLLKRLGPLSYVLMTAFTSLTYSPRRYRVRIDDEAEQNLPMWSLMLCSFDGAGEGLMLAPGADPGDRKLDLIMVGEMGRWESLTKIVPNLGDGSYLAHPKVSRRHATRITIDSDRMVRADVDGESIGQLPMSVTVLPFHLKVAAVNRT; encoded by the coding sequence GTGAAAACCAGGATCATCGTCAATCCGATGGCGAACAAGGGCGGTTGCGGCAAGCGCTGGCTGCAGATTCGCGCCGAACTTGAAAAGCATCTCGGCCCGATCGATGACGACGACATTGCGATGACCCGCGCGCCCAATCACGCGACGAAGCTGGCGCGGGAAGCGGTCGATGCCGGTTGCCGGCGCCTGATCTCCGTCGGCGGCGACGGCACCTTCAGCGAGATGATGAATGGCGTGATCTCGGACGATCGGCCGATCGTGCCCGACCTCGTGCTGGCGCAACTGCCGGGCGGCACGTCGAACGAACTTTCCCGCTCCTTCGGCCAGCTCTCCTTCGGCGAGGCCAGCAAGGCCATCGCCATGGGCCACACGCGCGACATCGACGTATTCCGCGCCGACGCCAAAGGCTACGCGGGCGGCCAGGTGACGCGCTACGGCTTCGTGCTCGCGATCGTCGGCGCCGCCGCCACGATTTCCTGGCGTGCTCAGCGCGTGCCGCTCCTGAAGCGGCTCGGCCCGCTCAGCTACGTCCTGATGACGGCGTTCACGTCGCTGACCTACAGTCCGCGCCGGTACCGCGTCAGAATCGACGACGAGGCCGAGCAGAACCTGCCGATGTGGTCGCTGATGTTGTGCAGTTTCGACGGCGCGGGCGAAGGCCTGATGCTCGCGCCGGGCGCCGACCCCGGCGACCGCAAGCTCGACCTGATCATGGTCGGCGAGATGGGTCGCTGGGAAAGCCTGACCAAGATCGTTCCCAACCTCGGCGATGGCAGTTATCTCGCGCACCCGAAGGTATCGCGGCGCCACGCGACGCGGATCACCATCGACAGCGATCGCATGGTCCGCGCCGATGTCGACGGCGAAAGCATCGGTCAATTGCCGATGTCGGTCACGGTGCTGCCGTTCCATCTCAAGGTGGCGGCGGTCAATCGAACCTAG
- a CDS encoding MFS transporter — protein MQSESQIPTASQGASRRFATRVALFYGTLFGMTGTHLPFFTVWLKAVGIDAFWIGLITAVPPVTRFTVLPLVTGFAERRQALRGAIIVTAFATALGFFILGTQHLPVLVFLIYALTCCLWTPMVPLTDAYALRGVKRYGLNYGPLRLWGSAAFVLGALVCGVLLDLIAARNLIWIIAGSAALGALASLALQPLDDTRTVRPGTGSASALLRDGGFIAVIVASALIQGSHAAYYIFASIAWQQAGYDGLTIATLWVLGVIAEIVLFALSPRFTLQPSMLVMIAALSAAARWAITAQDPPLAVLAIVQLAHALSFGLTQVGIMGLMLQHVPGHVMARAQGYLTACGGIVAGLASIASGTIYETWGQGIYYVMAVMAALGGLVVWLARDRLSHQPHKAASGG, from the coding sequence ATGCAGAGCGAATCACAAATCCCCACAGCTTCTCAAGGTGCATCCAGGCGTTTCGCGACGCGGGTGGCGCTGTTCTACGGCACGCTGTTCGGCATGACCGGCACCCACCTGCCGTTTTTCACGGTCTGGTTGAAGGCGGTCGGGATTGACGCGTTTTGGATAGGGCTGATCACGGCCGTGCCCCCGGTGACCCGATTTACGGTGCTACCGCTGGTGACGGGCTTTGCGGAACGGCGTCAGGCCTTGCGCGGGGCCATCATCGTGACCGCCTTTGCCACCGCCCTGGGCTTTTTCATCCTGGGCACCCAGCATCTGCCGGTGCTGGTGTTCCTGATCTACGCCCTGACCTGCTGCCTGTGGACGCCCATGGTGCCGCTGACGGATGCCTATGCGTTGCGGGGAGTGAAGCGCTATGGCCTCAACTACGGACCGTTGCGGCTGTGGGGCTCAGCCGCCTTCGTCCTCGGCGCGCTGGTCTGCGGGGTGCTGCTCGACCTCATCGCCGCCCGAAACTTGATCTGGATCATCGCAGGTTCCGCCGCGCTCGGGGCGCTGGCGAGCCTCGCGCTGCAGCCGCTGGACGACACCAGGACGGTCCGCCCGGGCACCGGCAGCGCCAGCGCGTTGCTGCGCGACGGCGGCTTTATCGCTGTTATCGTGGCGTCGGCGCTGATCCAGGGCAGCCATGCCGCCTATTACATTTTCGCGTCGATTGCCTGGCAACAAGCGGGATATGACGGGCTGACGATCGCAACGCTGTGGGTCCTGGGCGTGATTGCCGAGATCGTGCTGTTTGCGCTATCGCCGCGATTCACCCTGCAGCCGTCGATGCTGGTGATGATCGCGGCCCTGAGTGCAGCCGCGCGCTGGGCGATAACGGCGCAGGACCCGCCGCTGGCTGTTCTCGCGATCGTCCAGCTCGCGCATGCGCTGAGCTTCGGGCTGACGCAGGTCGGTATCATGGGGTTGATGCTGCAGCACGTGCCCGGCCATGTGATGGCGCGCGCGCAGGGCTATCTGACCGCCTGCGGCGGCATCGTCGCCGGCCTCGCGTCGATCGCGTCAGGCACGATCTACGAGACCTGGGGCCAGGGCATCTATTACGTGATGGCTGTCATGGCCGCCCTGGGCGGACTGGTGGTCTGGCTGGCGCGGGACCGGCTCTCGCATCAGCCCCACAAGGCGGCTTCCGGCGGATAG